Proteins encoded within one genomic window of Mesobacillus subterraneus:
- a CDS encoding 3-oxoacyl-ACP synthase, whose amino-acid sequence MQIGIVSTGIYLPENYVTGKEIAKLAGIPEQVVEEKMGIRKKPVPGPDDHTCEMGISAARIALEKAKMDPMDIDLVIYIGEEYKEYPLWTAGIKLQEEIGARNAWAFDTALRCGTTVMALKLAKGMMLSDSAINTVLLAGGYRNGDFIDYQNPRTRFMYNLGAGGGAILLQKGHQENLVMETEVITDGSFSEDVVVVSGGTKNPISAENLERGLYKLDVLDPLGMKERLEQKSMANFLKVISRSVEKSGFTEKDISYVGMLHMKRSAHDFVLRKLGLGEENSIYLEDYGHIGQIDQILSLELAEKVGKLKDGDVAVLVSAGIGYAWGATTIRWGKGEL is encoded by the coding sequence TTGCAGATTGGCATTGTCAGTACGGGAATCTACCTTCCTGAAAACTACGTCACAGGAAAGGAAATTGCCAAGTTGGCAGGAATTCCCGAACAAGTTGTGGAAGAAAAAATGGGAATCAGGAAAAAGCCGGTGCCAGGCCCGGATGACCATACATGTGAGATGGGGATCAGTGCTGCAAGAATTGCGTTGGAAAAAGCAAAAATGGATCCAATGGACATCGACCTTGTCATCTATATTGGTGAGGAATACAAGGAGTATCCATTATGGACAGCCGGAATCAAGCTGCAGGAGGAAATCGGTGCAAGAAATGCCTGGGCATTCGATACAGCATTAAGATGCGGAACAACTGTCATGGCTCTGAAGCTTGCGAAAGGAATGATGCTCTCTGATTCGGCGATCAATACCGTCCTCCTTGCTGGAGGCTATCGGAATGGTGATTTCATAGATTACCAGAATCCAAGAACGCGGTTCATGTACAATCTCGGGGCCGGCGGCGGTGCGATATTACTGCAAAAGGGCCATCAGGAGAACTTGGTGATGGAAACAGAAGTGATTACGGATGGATCTTTTTCCGAGGATGTCGTCGTCGTTTCCGGCGGAACAAAAAACCCGATTTCAGCGGAGAATCTGGAGCGCGGCCTCTACAAGCTGGATGTTCTCGACCCTCTGGGAATGAAAGAGCGGCTGGAGCAAAAGTCCATGGCCAATTTCCTGAAGGTCATCTCTCGGTCCGTTGAAAAAAGCGGGTTTACCGAAAAGGATATTTCCTATGTCGGGATGTTACACATGAAGCGGTCAGCTCATGATTTTGTATTGCGGAAGCTGGGGCTTGGAGAAGAAAACTCTATCTACCTCGAAGACTATGGGCATATTGGACAGATTGACCAGATCCTGTCGCTGGAACTGGCAGAAAAGGTCGGGAAATTGAAGGACGGTGATGTAGCTGTTCTGGTAAGTGCCGGGATAGGCTATGCATGGGGGGCAACAACCATTCGTTGGGGAAAGGGTGAGCTGTAA
- a CDS encoding branched-chain amino acid ABC transporter permease, giving the protein MMTRMFSNRLNILYLIVAGFLAVLPFVYDSRSMLILLSQVFIFAVLAMSYDILLGYTGIVSFGHAMFFGIGAYTVGVFMKRFEPETSYFLLAVLVTILLTAVVSYFVGLLTLRLKSHFYAMLTMAFAGLFLVLAEKWRTVTYGNDGFTFRVPDFLKDRTDFYLICLGSMVIVFILLKRFTNSPLGRVLQAIRENEQRTESLGYSVLQYKVIASVVSGVIAGIAGILYAVSLRFVNTSVFTMDITLDALLMTIIGGVGTLVGAIIGAGIIEFSHHWLTELAKVHWIFERWIIFFGIIYILAVMFFPMGIVGSLQKLKFKKKKKASVPVESEAVSQGDS; this is encoded by the coding sequence ATGATGACAAGAATGTTTTCAAATCGCTTGAACATCTTATATTTGATTGTCGCTGGATTCCTGGCAGTACTTCCGTTTGTCTACGATTCAAGGAGCATGCTCATCCTTCTCTCCCAAGTGTTTATTTTTGCCGTACTGGCCATGAGCTATGACATCCTGCTCGGATACACTGGGATTGTCTCGTTCGGCCATGCGATGTTCTTCGGAATCGGTGCGTATACAGTAGGTGTCTTCATGAAAAGGTTTGAACCCGAAACAAGCTACTTTCTGCTGGCGGTCCTGGTGACGATTTTGTTGACTGCTGTTGTCAGTTATTTCGTCGGGCTGCTGACACTGCGGCTGAAAAGCCATTTTTACGCGATGCTGACGATGGCATTCGCCGGATTGTTTTTAGTACTCGCTGAAAAATGGCGTACAGTTACTTATGGAAATGATGGCTTCACTTTCAGGGTGCCGGACTTCCTGAAGGACAGGACAGACTTTTACCTAATCTGTCTTGGTTCGATGGTCATTGTCTTCATTTTATTAAAAAGATTCACCAATTCACCGCTTGGAAGAGTCCTTCAGGCGATCAGGGAAAATGAACAGAGGACTGAATCGCTCGGATACAGCGTACTTCAATATAAAGTCATTGCCAGTGTTGTCTCAGGTGTCATCGCTGGTATTGCGGGAATTTTATATGCCGTTTCTCTAAGGTTCGTTAATACCAGTGTTTTTACAATGGATATCACACTTGATGCCTTGCTGATGACGATCATTGGCGGTGTCGGGACGCTTGTCGGGGCGATTATTGGAGCGGGAATCATTGAGTTTTCGCATCACTGGCTGACAGAGCTGGCGAAGGTTCACTGGATATTCGAAAGATGGATCATCTTTTTCGGGATCATTTATATCCTTGCTGTCATGTTCTTCCCAATGGGCATCGTTGGTTCCTTGCAAAAACTCAAATTCAAAAAGAAAAAGAAAGCTTCGGTTCCGGTTGAATCAGAGGCCGTAAGCCAGGGAGATTCGTGA
- a CDS encoding branched-chain amino acid ABC transporter permease, with amino-acid sequence MDVLINLSLNGLATGMLIFLLAAGLTLIFGLMDVLNFAHGGLFAWGAYSGVWIYSSTGSFVIGIIGAILTGMILGIVTERWIIKPVYGNHVQQILITLGLMLVLSEMLKVVWGPNQISATTPDYLSGSWEFGGIIIIKYRVFIIAVGFAVFLAVQYLLKKTKIGLVVRAGVMNKEMVQSLGINIQKVFMFVFMIGAGMAALGGMLLGPYSGVIYADMGMEFAILAFIVVVIGGMGSFTGSVMAAILVGLSGSFMAYYVPDLALAANMLLMAVVLIFRPQGLFGAKG; translated from the coding sequence GTGGATGTACTGATTAACTTGAGTCTTAACGGTCTTGCCACGGGAATGCTGATCTTCCTTCTGGCTGCGGGTCTTACATTGATTTTCGGGTTGATGGATGTACTGAACTTTGCCCATGGTGGTTTGTTTGCCTGGGGCGCGTACAGTGGCGTTTGGATATATAGCTCGACAGGAAGCTTTGTTATCGGGATCATCGGTGCCATCCTTACTGGCATGATTCTCGGAATTGTCACTGAGCGTTGGATCATTAAACCTGTTTACGGCAATCATGTGCAGCAAATATTGATTACGCTCGGCTTGATGCTTGTTTTATCAGAGATGTTAAAAGTGGTCTGGGGACCTAACCAGATTTCGGCGACAACCCCTGATTACCTTTCTGGCAGCTGGGAGTTTGGCGGGATCATCATCATTAAATACCGTGTTTTTATCATAGCTGTCGGGTTCGCGGTATTCCTGGCAGTACAGTACTTGCTTAAAAAGACGAAAATTGGCCTGGTTGTTCGCGCGGGCGTAATGAACAAGGAAATGGTCCAATCGCTAGGGATCAACATCCAGAAAGTGTTCATGTTCGTTTTCATGATTGGAGCTGGAATGGCTGCTCTTGGCGGTATGTTGCTGGGACCATATTCTGGCGTGATTTATGCAGATATGGGGATGGAATTCGCGATCCTCGCATTCATCGTAGTGGTTATTGGAGGAATGGGCAGCTTTACAGGTTCTGTAATGGCCGCAATTTTGGTTGGATTGTCAGGTTCATTCATGGCCTATTATGTGCCTGACCTTGCGCTTGCAGCTAACATGCTTCTGATGGCAGTGGTATTAATTTTCAGGCCGCAGGGTTTATTCGGGGCAAAGGGGTGA
- a CDS encoding ABC transporter ATP-binding protein, translated as MTAIIETKDLSITFGGHTAVDSVSISVPHNHFKSIIGPNGAGKTTFFNLLSGQLTPTKGQVFYKGSEITKLSPTKRTRTGIGRSFQITNVFPSLTVMENVRLAVQSHEGVRYQMLRHFRFFKNFEEQAEEWLKLVLLNDKKDALARNLAHGEKRKLEIAMLLALNTEVLLLDEPTAGMSLEEVPAILEVIRKIKERGDRTIILIEHKMDMIMDLSDSIMVLFNGALLADGTPAEIMKNETVQSAYLGGLHSEHAAEA; from the coding sequence ATGACGGCGATTATCGAGACGAAAGACCTCAGCATTACATTTGGCGGTCATACCGCGGTAGATTCTGTCAGCATCTCAGTTCCGCATAATCATTTCAAATCAATTATCGGTCCGAATGGTGCTGGAAAAACGACTTTCTTCAACTTATTGAGCGGGCAGCTCACGCCGACGAAAGGACAGGTCTTCTATAAAGGCAGTGAAATTACAAAGCTCTCTCCGACAAAAAGAACGAGGACCGGAATCGGACGGTCCTTCCAAATCACCAATGTGTTCCCAAGCTTGACGGTAATGGAAAATGTCCGTCTTGCAGTTCAATCACATGAGGGAGTCCGCTATCAGATGCTCAGGCATTTTCGTTTCTTTAAAAATTTTGAGGAGCAGGCAGAAGAGTGGCTGAAGCTTGTATTGCTGAATGACAAGAAGGATGCACTGGCAAGGAATCTTGCTCATGGTGAAAAAAGGAAGCTGGAGATCGCGATGCTGCTTGCTTTGAACACAGAGGTGCTGCTTCTGGATGAACCTACAGCTGGGATGTCACTGGAAGAGGTTCCGGCAATCCTGGAGGTAATCAGGAAAATCAAGGAGCGCGGAGACCGGACGATCATTTTGATTGAACACAAAATGGATATGATCATGGATCTTTCTGATTCCATCATGGTCTTGTTCAATGGTGCCCTGCTCGCCGATGGGACGCCAGCAGAAATCATGAAAAATGAAACGGTCCAGTCTGCCTATTTGGGAGGTTTGCATAGTGAGCACGCTGCTGAAGCTTGA
- a CDS encoding substrate-binding domain-containing protein encodes MKAGQRNFVLSLMLILVLLFTSACSGSGTEKSGGTEGKDGKDEPKNSEPIKIGVLASQTGGLEAYGKQTLRGFELGLEYATDGTNEVAGRKIEFIVEDTETKPEVAVQKATKLLEEDEVDFLVGSSSSGDTLAVLPLAEEYEKIMIVEPAVADSITGSEFNEFIFRTARNSSQDAVAGAAAIAKDGVKIATLAPDYSFGRDGVAAFKEAAEKLGAEVVHEEYADPAATDFTSNIQKIIDQKPDYLFVVWAGANSPWNQISDMKVQEKGIKISTGAPDIAALATMEPLVGMEGFTVYYHDLPQNDINKWLVDEHKKRFNGELPDLFTPGGMTAAMAIVEALKKTEGDTDSKKLIETMEGMSFDTPKGQMTFREEDHQALQSLYAIKLEKKDGVDYPVPVLIRELSPEETAPPIRN; translated from the coding sequence ATGAAAGCTGGTCAACGGAATTTTGTTTTATCATTGATGCTCATTTTGGTCCTGTTGTTTACAAGTGCCTGCAGTGGATCGGGAACAGAGAAGTCAGGCGGCACTGAAGGGAAAGACGGAAAAGATGAACCGAAGAACTCGGAACCAATCAAGATTGGTGTGCTGGCTTCGCAAACAGGCGGACTTGAGGCTTATGGAAAACAGACACTTCGCGGATTCGAGCTGGGACTTGAATACGCTACTGACGGAACAAATGAAGTGGCGGGACGTAAAATTGAATTTATTGTTGAAGATACGGAAACCAAACCTGAAGTAGCCGTCCAGAAAGCGACGAAGCTGCTTGAAGAGGATGAAGTAGACTTCCTGGTCGGTTCTTCCAGTTCAGGTGACACGCTGGCAGTCCTGCCGCTGGCTGAGGAATATGAAAAAATCATGATTGTCGAGCCAGCTGTAGCAGACAGCATCACTGGCTCTGAATTCAATGAATTTATTTTCCGCACGGCGCGCAACTCTTCTCAGGATGCTGTTGCGGGTGCCGCGGCAATCGCGAAGGATGGGGTGAAAATCGCGACCCTTGCTCCAGATTATTCATTTGGGCGTGATGGTGTCGCAGCGTTCAAAGAAGCAGCTGAAAAACTTGGCGCAGAAGTCGTCCATGAAGAATATGCAGACCCAGCTGCAACTGATTTCACTTCCAACATCCAGAAGATCATCGACCAGAAGCCAGATTACTTGTTCGTCGTCTGGGCTGGTGCGAATTCACCATGGAACCAGATTTCTGATATGAAGGTCCAGGAAAAAGGAATCAAAATATCCACAGGTGCACCTGATATCGCTGCGCTTGCAACGATGGAGCCGCTTGTCGGTATGGAAGGCTTCACCGTTTATTATCATGACCTGCCACAAAATGACATCAATAAATGGCTTGTTGATGAACATAAGAAGCGTTTTAACGGTGAGCTTCCAGATTTATTTACTCCAGGAGGGATGACAGCCGCGATGGCGATCGTCGAAGCTTTGAAGAAAACAGAAGGTGACACCGATTCCAAAAAATTGATCGAGACAATGGAAGGAATGAGCTTTGATACTCCAAAAGGACAAATGACCTTCCGGGAAGAAGACCATCAGGCACTCCAGTCCCTATACGCAATCAAGCTTGAGAAGAAAGATGGAGTCGACTATCCAGTCCCTGTCCTGATCCGCGAGCTCTCACCAGAAGAAACAGCACCACCGATCCGTAATTAA
- a CDS encoding DUF3949 domain-containing protein, whose translation MDSVFLLIMIIFILPWIITTVIMTPIQYRYIKKIEEIKKKKQLSQSQMYEEMPVQEEILHMNLQSNILFIPANVIAGLIYKYRHR comes from the coding sequence ATGGATTCCGTATTTTTATTAATCATGATCATCTTCATATTGCCATGGATCATTACCACCGTCATCATGACGCCAATCCAGTACAGATATATCAAAAAAATCGAAGAAATAAAGAAAAAGAAGCAGCTTTCACAAAGTCAAATGTACGAGGAAATGCCTGTCCAGGAAGAAATCCTTCATATGAACCTGCAATCGAATATTTTGTTCATTCCCGCTAATGTCATCGCAGGATTGATTTATAAATACCGTCATCGATAA
- a CDS encoding BTAD domain-containing putative transcriptional regulator, with amino-acid sequence MQGTLPLIKTKLIVPGLQEQWIRRAKLSRKMKAVSEKALTIIQAGAGYGKSTALALHVKDESQSCCWYTITSSDDDILPFLSYLTASIQTLFPDFGHELITYMKKMDRYIREEELSMLSSLFINETLQIPEKIIVILDDFHAIEHSYHINVWLEKLLEHMPGHLHLVISTRTKPGWKVLAKLNARNELNEISKADLIFGKEEIELLLSDYYQLAISDEQLDQLYQITEGWVIAIGMIAQQLPHLKSLDDLLAEPAKSLEDLFQYLVYEVFSKQPLMIQQFLEQTSIFEELSTDICDHILGMNGSIQMLQQLTAKNLFIQQIGESQFRYHALFREFLETRLITSQPGQYRVLMMSSAHYFEKRGQWEEALYCYEKIGQFTAAAAIMDEQGMELLEMGKLENLQERLAKIPLEDKSRYCSLLFLEGEVYRYRSLYKQAESCYEQAIQTADRIGNAEWKSKALEGKAKIYLDTIQPLKAERILAQAIELREAAMLDAPAEETGRLYRLLAENLINSGQALKAERWIERARSMGVHIEDGNLEARLYLRTGRFQETRRILTDAKAIGHLDDKLHLPQSHRETDLLLALIEAFTGNGMKAKTLSQSGIQYGIDIQAPFVEACGWIRMVHAVQLIEQYNLTLAEKCYETALDIMGRLSIERGKAEPLMGLCILYGSRREYERAAEAGRKALLETEQVKDIWLSALITLCLAIASIYNGRHREASENLHKAEGLINQCGDEYGRMLLSFWKSYFYFSLNEDEEFKLAFSSFLKLMKTGGYEFFLKKRTTFGPRDLQVFAPMLIEAVKQSIAPGYAEKLLEDLKIPSLSAHPGYSLRVQTLGQFRLWLGDREVEERDWQRGKAKELFQLFLTKRSQFLMKEDIFQILWPTHEEKNADRDFKVALNALNNVLEPARKARSTPFFIIREGSGYGINPHAAIELDSRIFEEWAESGLEEKNTEKSMEELEGALNLYNGDYLPERRYEDWCLNEREQLLVYFLRSAEKLAQLNVRRENYDSAIHWCQKILHRDRTWEEAYRLLMFCYYRKNNRPQAIRWYKKCSEVLEEELGVTPLEPTKHMYEMIIEGQNQ; translated from the coding sequence ATGCAGGGAACATTGCCATTGATCAAAACAAAATTAATTGTTCCTGGCTTACAGGAGCAATGGATAAGACGAGCAAAATTATCAAGAAAAATGAAAGCGGTTTCTGAAAAAGCGCTGACCATTATTCAGGCTGGCGCAGGTTATGGCAAGAGTACGGCACTGGCCTTGCATGTCAAGGATGAGAGCCAGTCATGCTGCTGGTACACAATCACTTCTTCCGATGATGATATTCTTCCGTTTCTATCCTATTTGACAGCCTCGATTCAAACCTTGTTCCCGGATTTTGGCCATGAGTTAATTACTTATATGAAAAAAATGGACCGTTATATAAGAGAAGAGGAACTTAGTATGCTCTCTTCGCTTTTTATCAATGAAACCCTCCAAATACCTGAGAAAATCATTGTCATCCTTGATGATTTTCACGCAATCGAACATTCCTACCATATCAATGTCTGGTTGGAAAAACTGCTGGAGCATATGCCCGGACATCTCCATCTTGTCATTTCAACCAGGACGAAGCCTGGTTGGAAAGTCCTTGCGAAGTTGAATGCCAGGAATGAATTGAATGAGATTTCAAAGGCAGATTTGATTTTTGGCAAAGAAGAGATTGAACTGCTTCTTTCTGATTATTATCAGCTTGCTATCAGTGACGAACAGCTCGACCAGTTGTATCAAATTACAGAAGGGTGGGTCATTGCAATTGGAATGATCGCTCAGCAGCTCCCTCACTTGAAAAGTCTGGATGATCTTCTGGCAGAGCCGGCAAAGTCGCTTGAGGATTTGTTTCAATACCTGGTTTATGAAGTGTTTTCGAAACAGCCTCTCATGATTCAGCAATTCCTTGAACAGACAAGCATCTTTGAAGAACTAAGTACGGATATATGCGATCATATCCTCGGTATGAACGGTTCCATCCAGATGCTGCAGCAGCTGACCGCGAAAAATTTGTTCATCCAGCAGATAGGAGAAAGCCAGTTCAGGTATCATGCCCTTTTTCGCGAATTCCTCGAGACCAGACTGATCACGAGCCAGCCTGGTCAATACAGAGTATTAATGATGAGTAGTGCCCATTATTTTGAAAAAAGGGGGCAGTGGGAAGAGGCATTATACTGCTATGAGAAAATTGGCCAATTCACCGCTGCTGCAGCGATTATGGACGAACAGGGGATGGAGCTTCTCGAAATGGGCAAGCTCGAGAATTTGCAGGAGCGGCTTGCGAAAATCCCGCTGGAAGATAAAAGCCGCTATTGTTCACTTTTGTTTCTAGAAGGTGAGGTTTACCGTTACCGCTCATTGTACAAGCAAGCGGAATCGTGTTATGAGCAGGCAATACAGACAGCTGACAGGATTGGGAATGCAGAATGGAAAAGCAAGGCTCTAGAAGGCAAAGCGAAAATTTATCTTGATACGATCCAGCCGCTTAAAGCTGAACGCATTTTAGCTCAGGCAATAGAGCTTCGGGAAGCGGCGATGCTTGATGCTCCCGCGGAGGAAACAGGAAGGCTTTATCGCCTTCTTGCTGAAAACCTGATCAATTCCGGGCAGGCATTAAAAGCAGAAAGGTGGATTGAACGGGCAAGGTCGATGGGGGTCCATATTGAGGATGGAAACCTGGAAGCCCGGCTATATTTGAGGACCGGCCGATTCCAAGAAACGAGAAGAATTTTAACAGATGCAAAGGCGATTGGTCATCTGGATGACAAACTGCATTTGCCGCAATCACACAGAGAGACAGATCTGCTGCTGGCACTGATTGAAGCTTTTACAGGCAATGGAATGAAAGCAAAGACTTTATCTCAATCAGGCATCCAGTATGGGATTGATATCCAGGCTCCATTTGTGGAAGCTTGCGGATGGATCAGGATGGTCCATGCAGTCCAGCTGATAGAACAATATAATCTCACACTTGCTGAAAAATGCTATGAAACGGCACTTGATATCATGGGACGTTTGAGCATCGAACGCGGGAAGGCTGAACCGCTGATGGGACTGTGCATTCTTTATGGCTCAAGGCGTGAATATGAGAGGGCTGCTGAGGCGGGGAGAAAGGCACTGCTTGAAACAGAACAGGTGAAGGATATCTGGCTTTCAGCACTGATAACGCTTTGCCTCGCGATTGCGTCAATTTATAATGGCAGGCACAGGGAGGCGAGCGAGAACCTTCATAAAGCAGAGGGGCTGATCAACCAGTGTGGTGATGAATATGGGCGAATGCTGCTGTCGTTTTGGAAGTCCTATTTTTATTTTTCATTAAATGAAGATGAAGAATTCAAATTAGCATTTTCAAGCTTTTTAAAATTGATGAAAACAGGCGGATATGAATTTTTCCTGAAAAAGCGGACGACATTTGGGCCGCGGGACTTGCAGGTGTTCGCACCTATGCTCATTGAAGCGGTAAAGCAATCAATAGCCCCTGGATACGCTGAGAAGTTGTTGGAGGATTTGAAGATTCCGAGCCTGAGTGCCCATCCCGGCTATTCATTAAGGGTCCAAACGCTTGGCCAATTCCGGCTCTGGCTTGGAGACAGGGAAGTGGAGGAAAGGGATTGGCAGAGAGGAAAGGCGAAAGAGCTTTTCCAGCTATTCTTGACAAAGAGGAGCCAGTTCCTGATGAAGGAAGATATTTTCCAGATTCTTTGGCCAACTCATGAGGAAAAGAATGCAGACAGAGACTTTAAAGTTGCCCTGAATGCCTTGAATAATGTTCTTGAGCCTGCGCGCAAAGCGAGATCCACCCCATTTTTCATTATCAGGGAAGGATCGGGATACGGAATAAACCCTCATGCAGCAATTGAACTGGACTCGCGAATATTCGAAGAATGGGCAGAATCCGGACTTGAAGAGAAGAACACGGAAAAATCAATGGAAGAACTAGAGGGTGCCCTGAATTTATATAATGGGGATTATCTTCCCGAACGACGGTATGAGGACTGGTGCCTCAATGAGCGAGAACAGCTGCTTGTTTATTTTTTGCGAAGTGCGGAGAAGCTGGCGCAGCTGAATGTAAGGCGTGAAAACTATGATTCTGCCATTCATTGGTGCCAAAAAATCCTCCACAGGGACAGAACATGGGAGGAGGCCTACCGATTGCTGATGTTCTGCTATTATCGGAAGAACAATCGTCCGCAAGCTATCCGGTGGTATAAAAAATGCAGTGAAGTACTGGAGGAAGAACTGGGAGTCACCCCGCTGGAACCAACAAAGCATATGTATGAGATGATTATTGAAGGACAAAATCAGTAG
- the lepB gene encoding signal peptidase I, producing the protein MKEIVKREGLEWIKAFALGMIIFIFIRIFFFSNYVVEGESMLPTLEDGNKVVVNKLGYETENLERFDVIVFHANEDEDFVKRVIGLPGDKVEYREDRLFINGKKVEEPFLDQYRNQSPVGYLTGDFTLQDLTGAESVPEGKLFVLGDNRLGSWDSRQFGFISEKQVVGKVNLRYWQLEEMDVSF; encoded by the coding sequence ATGAAAGAAATCGTGAAAAGGGAAGGGCTCGAATGGATCAAGGCTTTTGCTCTCGGAATGATCATTTTTATCTTTATAAGGATCTTCTTTTTTTCCAATTATGTAGTTGAAGGGGAATCTATGCTTCCTACACTGGAAGATGGGAATAAAGTCGTTGTCAATAAGCTTGGATATGAGACAGAAAATCTCGAAAGATTTGACGTGATTGTCTTCCATGCCAATGAGGATGAGGACTTTGTGAAGAGGGTCATCGGCCTGCCAGGCGATAAAGTTGAATATCGAGAGGATAGGCTATTCATCAATGGCAAAAAGGTGGAGGAACCATTCTTGGATCAGTACCGCAACCAATCCCCAGTGGGCTACTTGACTGGCGATTTTACGCTTCAGGACTTAACAGGGGCTGAAAGCGTGCCTGAAGGAAAACTATTTGTCCTTGGTGATAACCGTCTTGGGAGCTGGGACAGCAGACAGTTTGGTTTCATTTCAGAAAAGCAGGTCGTTGGCAAGGTTAATCTCAGATACTGGCAGCTAGAGGAAATGGATGTATCGTTCTGA
- a CDS encoding LCP family protein gives MRSDRHQHTKSKKRIRWSSIFFLLLLIVGAVALYSYMQYRSGVNQSEKTANENKQVYKFNGESDRNGLTNILLIGSDAREKETSRSDTIMIASYHPDTESYKLTSIMRDTYVEIPGHGMNKINAAFSLGGPELLRETIKENFDVSLQYYSIVDFEGFVHLVDEAFPEGVEVNVEKKMSEGIGVTLEPGVQRLDGKHLLGYVRFRQDAVGDFGRVERQQNVIKEVGKQFASIQTLPKLPKLVGVLTPFINTNMDTGDILFMGKGLISKDNRNIETLRIPVEGSFENQRVSGAGLVLAINFEENRAALQEFLTK, from the coding sequence ATGAGATCTGATAGGCATCAACATACAAAAAGTAAAAAGAGGATCAGATGGTCGAGCATTTTTTTCCTGCTACTCCTTATTGTAGGAGCGGTTGCGCTATATTCCTATATGCAGTACCGTTCGGGGGTAAATCAATCTGAGAAGACAGCAAATGAGAATAAACAGGTGTACAAATTTAATGGTGAGAGCGACCGGAATGGTCTCACGAATATCCTGTTGATTGGCAGCGATGCTAGAGAAAAGGAAACATCGCGTTCAGACACAATCATGATCGCCAGTTATCATCCAGATACAGAGTCATATAAATTAACCTCAATCATGAGGGATACTTATGTGGAGATTCCGGGACACGGGATGAATAAAATCAATGCTGCGTTTTCGCTTGGCGGCCCGGAACTATTGAGGGAGACAATAAAGGAAAACTTTGATGTAAGCCTGCAATATTATTCAATCGTCGATTTTGAAGGGTTTGTCCATCTGGTTGATGAAGCATTCCCAGAGGGGGTTGAAGTCAATGTTGAAAAGAAGATGTCAGAGGGAATTGGTGTCACACTGGAACCAGGTGTGCAAAGACTGGATGGAAAACATTTGCTTGGATATGTCCGGTTCCGCCAGGATGCAGTCGGTGATTTTGGCCGTGTAGAACGCCAGCAAAATGTCATAAAGGAAGTCGGCAAGCAGTTCGCGAGCATTCAGACACTGCCAAAGCTGCCTAAATTAGTGGGGGTACTTACGCCGTTTATCAATACCAATATGGATACAGGCGATATTTTATTTATGGGAAAAGGGCTGATTTCGAAGGATAATCGGAATATCGAAACACTGAGGATTCCTGTTGAAGGCTCGTTTGAGAACCAGCGGGTGAGCGGTGCAGGACTAGTATTGGCGATAAACTTTGAAGAAAACAGGGCCGCGCTGCAGGAATTTTTAACAAAATAG